Genomic window (Streptococcus porcinus):
TTTAGACTATTTAGAGAAATTAGCTATTGGTAAACGTGTCAGTGTTCGTAGTATTTCCAATCATTTGAAAGTTAGTGATGGAACTGCTTACCGTGCTATAAAAGAAGCGGAAAATCGTGGTATTGTTGAAACAAAGCCACGCAGTGGGACAGTTAGGGTTGAGCGTAAAAATCGGATACGTATTGATAAATTAACCTATACAGAGATTGCTCGTATTAGTAATTCAGAAGTTTTAGCAGGGCATTCTGGCTTGGGGCATGAGTTTAGTAAGTTTTCAATTGTTGCTATGACTGAGAAAAATATTGGTCGTTACTTGGTTAAAGGTGGTCTACTTATTGTCGGGGATCGTGAGGAAATTCAATTATTAGCCTTGAAAAATCACAATGCTATTTTAGTTACGGGGGGATTTCCAATCTCAAACCGTGTTCTTTCGACAGCTAATCAACTAGGGATTCCTGTTATGGTGACACATTATGATACGTTTGCGGTTGCAACTTTGATAAATCATGCTCTCTTGAACTTTAGAATCAAGACAGACTTGAAAACAGTTGAGAACAGCCTGATTCCATTAAGCGACTATGGTAGGCTTTATGAAACAGATAAGATTGAACAATTTAGTCGTTTAGCTAAGGAAACAAATAATGTCCGTTTCCCTGTTATTAATCAGGACTATCAACTTGTTGGTGTGGTAAGTATGCGTGATATTGTTGGCAGATCAGGGCAGCTCATACTTAAAGAGGTAATGTCGCAAGATCCGATTTTTGTTTTTCCAAATACGAGTCTAGCCAATGTTGGTCAGAAAATGATTTTTGAAGATTTAAATATGTTGCCTGTGGTTGATGATGATGCCCGCGTTATTGGTGTTATTACTCGGCGGTTGGCAATGGATAATTTGAAAAACAGTCCCTCTATTACCCACCATACCTATAGTGAACAAATAGTATCTGAGTTGGAAGAATACAATCACTATTTTCAACTTGTTGTTGAGCCTAATATGATTGATAGTACTGGCAATCTTGCTCAGGGCATTATTTCAGAAATTTTGAAAGAAATCACACTAAAAGTCTTTACAAGAAAATATCAAAAAAATATCATTATTGAACAAATGATGATATACTTTTTACATGCCGCTCAAATTGAGGATCAATTAAAAATTTATCCTAAAATTATTACTGAAAACCGAAGAAGTGGTGTTCTAGATTTTGAGATCTATGTCAATAGTCAGATAGTTGCTAAAGCGGTTATTACCAGTAAAATTAACTAAGAATGAAACTAAATAAGGAGATTCAATAAATGATAACATTAAAATCTGCACGAGAGATCGAGGCAATGGATATTGCAGGCGATTTCTTAGCGAGTATACATATTGGCCTACGGCAAATCATTAAACCTGGTGTTGATATGTGGGAAGTTGAAGAATATGTCCGCAAACGTTGTAAAGAAGAAAATGTTCTGCCTTTACAGATTGGCGTTGATGGTCATATGATGGATTATCCCTACGCAACCTGTTGTTCTCTAAATGATGAAGTAGCTCACGCTTTTCCAAGACACTATATTTTAAAAGATGGTGATTTGCTCAAAGTTGATATGGTGCTTAGTATGCCTCTGGACAAATCAGTTATTGATGTGGCATCACTAGACTTTAATAATGTTGCTCAAATGAAAACAGTGACTCAGCCTTATAATGGTGGTTTAGCAGACTCGTGTTGGGCTTATGCTGTGGGTAAACCATCCAAAGAAGTACAACAATTAATGGATGTCACAAAAGAAGCTATGTATATTGGCATTGAAAAGGCTCAAGTTGGTAATCGTATTGGTGATATAGGAGCTGCTATCCAAGCTTACGCTGAAAGTCATGGCTATGGGGTTGTTCGTGATTTAGTCGGACATGGTGTAGGACCAACGATGCATGAAGAACCAATGGTACCAAATTTTGGTACGGCTGGGCGCGGTTTACGCCTAAAAGAAGGCATGGTATTAACCGTAGAACCAATGATTAATACAGGAACTTGGGAAATTGATACAGATATGAAAACTGGTTGGGCTCATAAAACCTTAGATGGAGGACTATCTTGTCAATATGAACATCAATTTGTCATTACAAAAGATGGTCCTGTTATCTTAACTAGCCAAGGAGAAGAAAGAACCTACTAAAATGGAAAAGAAGAAAAACCTTTTTACCAGATTAATGGAAAAATGGCAGTATGAACCTGTTCAAGCTTTTATGAAACATTTTGCCAGTGCAGAGATGGATTTGTCTTCAATTGCTGTAGCCTATTACCTTATTTTAACGGTTTTCCCTCTCATTATTATTGCAGCTAATATTTTTCCCTATTTAAATATTGATATTTCTGATTTACTAAATTTGATGAAACAAAGCTTGCCAGTTGATATTTATAAACCAGCTGCATCTATTGTCACTAATATATTTTCAAAGCCTGCTGGTAGTATTTTGGGAATGGCCACCGTAGCTGGTTTATGGACAATGTCACGAAGTTTGACATCCTTGCAAAAGGCTATTAATAAAGCTTATGGGGCCTCTCAGCACCGTGATTTCTTAGTGAGTCATATCATTGGTCTCTTAATTAGTGTTTTTATTCTTTTTCTATTAACATTTGTCTTGATTTTTTCAACTTTTTCAAAGGCAGCTATTCAAGTTATCGACAAACACTACCATTTAAGTGATAATATTACTTCTCTATTTTTACTACTGATTCAACCTATTACCATCGTTATTATTTTTATTGGTATTATGGTTCTGTATTTTCTACTCCCAAATGTTAAAATACGGAAAATTCGCTATATATTACCCGGTACCTTCTTGACCGCCTTTGTTATGACATTTATGAGTAACATGCTCGCCAATTATGTTGTGCACAGTGTTGAGCGAATGGTAGATATCAAAATGTTTGGGTCAATCATGATTTTCATTATCATGCTATGGTTCATCTTTTTAGCTCGGATTTTGATTTTCGGTGCCATATGTAATGCCACTTATCAAGAATTAGACCAAGGTAAGTTGGTTGGTAGAAGGGGCAATGTGGCTTCTATTATGGAGCGTATTTTGGGGAAGAAAAAAGTAGATAAGGAAAACGAAGATAAAACTAAAGGTTAGAAAGATAGCTTATTCTTTCTAACCTTTTTATGCTAGAACTTCCAAAATAGATATGATAGAATGTTAAGGATTGGACAAGGAGAAAGAATGAAACTCAAAACAGATTCTAGACCTTTACGAGGGTGCTTAACAATGCCTGGTGATAAATCCATTAGTCACCGAGCAATCATTTTTGGAGCAATTGCAGAAGGAATTACAGAAATTGAAGGACTTTTAAAGAGTCATGATGTTAATGCAACTATCTCAGCTTTTCGACAAATGGGAGTTTTAATAGAAGAGAGAGGTCAAAAAGTTATTGTTCATGGACAAGGTTTTTCAGGGCTTAAACCTCCTCAAAAGGCCCTTGAAATGGGAAATTCAGGAACATCCATGAGACTTTTGTGTGGGGTTATAGCTGGCCAAAATTGGATTGTAACCCTAAAAGGCGATGCCAGCTTGAGCAAGCGACCGATGGACCGCGTAGCTATTCCTCTAGAATTAATGGGAGCTGAGATTTCAGGACAAAACGATGCTAAGCAGCCCCCTATTACCGTAAAAGGTAAAACACATCTTAAAGCTATTACTTATCATTTACCCGTAGCTTCAGCCCAAGTGAAATCGGCTATTCTATTAGCGGCTCTACAAACTAAGGGACAAACCAAACTAGTTGAAAAGGCCCTTACACGTAATCATACCGAAGAGATGATCAGGATTTTTGGTGGCCGGATTCAACAGTCAGGGAAAGAAATGACGATCCAGGGCCCACAGTCCTTAAAGGGACAAAAAATTAAAGTGGCAGGAGATATTTCCAGTGCAGCCTTTTGGTTAGTGGCGGGCTTAATTGTACCAGGATCAGATATTTGGCTGGAAAATGTTGGTATTAATGAAACGAGAACCGGTATCTTAGATGTTATCAAAGATATGGGAGGACAGGTCGCTATTGAAAATTATGATAGTAAAAATCAATCAGCTCATCTCAGGGTTACTTATTCTGAATTGAGAGGTACCGAAATTTCAGGTGACTTAATTCCTCGATTAATAGATGAACTTCCAATTATAGCTCTTCTAGCAACACAGGCAAAGGGACAAACGATTATTAAGGACGCTGGCGAGCTAAGACTAAAAGAGACTAACCGAATAACGGTGGTTGTTGATATTCTCCAAAAAATGGGTGCACAAGTGGAAGAGAAAGCTGATGGGATGATTATCACAGGTGGCCAAGAGCTAGTAGCTTGTCAAGCAGACGCGCAAATGGATCATCGTATTGGAATGATGGTGACCATTGCCGCTCTACTTGTAAAAAAAGGGACAATGACTTTAAAAGGGGCAGATGCTATTGCGACTAGTTACCCTAATTTTTTCGCAGATTTAGAAAGATTACAAGATGACTAAGGTATTACTCGGATTCATGGGAGCGGGAAAAACAACAATTGGCTCCTTATTAGATAAGCGTTTTTTAGACATGGATGTGATTATCGAAGATCGGATTGGGATGTCTATTTCGGATTTTTTTACTCACCAAGGCGAAGCGGCATTTCGAGCGATTGAATCAGCTTTGCTAGAAGAATTAATGACTATGAAAGGTGATTACATCATTTCAACAGGAGGTGGTGTAGTAATTAGTGAATCAAACCGCGAACTATTACGTCAAAATCGGAAAAATAACATTTTACTGTCAGCTTCTTTTGAAGTTCTGTATGACCGAATTAAAAAGGATAAAGTCTTTCAACGGCCTCTATTTTTAAATAATTCGAAAGAAGATTTCCATGGTATTTTTGAGCGACGGATGATCCTTTATGAAGGCCTCTCTGATTTGGTTATTAACGTTGATAATAGAACTCCTGAAGAAATTGTGCGTATTATTAATAGCATCTAGTAAGTAAATGATGGTATTTAAAAATGATATGGCAAGCATTAATATTGCCATAATAAGTCTTCAAAAAGAATTTTTCACAGACAAGTTGGATAAGTTAAGTTATAATAGAAACTACTGAAGTAGTTGAGAGAGAAATATAGTTGAAGCAAATGAGATAAATATGGCAAGAAATGAAAAAAATGGTTTAAGTCACCACGAAGAACTAAGGTATTTTTACTTACTGAGGAATTTGAATTATTTAAGTGAAAATGAGATGAGAGAGTATCGGTATTTAAAGGCCAAAATGGAAGCTAAAATATCCGATAAAATGACCTCTTATTCTGACAAAACTGAAGCGCAGCGAACTTTTGAGAACCAGCGCTTTCAGGATTTTTCTGCTTCCGACCATTATCAAGGGAGACAAAGTAAGTATGATGACGACAGTAATCAGGCTTACCGACCAGAAGAAACCCTTCCAAATGGCTTACCCATTTACCCCGGTCAACCACCAATGTCTCGTAGCTCCAAGCGTCATCAAAGACTTAAGCGAGAAGAAGTAGTAGGTCCTGAAAATTTTGCACAGGAAACTTCTTTATATGAAACCTATGATAGCTCGGCTGCTACTAGTAAAAAAAGTAAAAAGCCGAAGAAAAAAGGAAAGTTAAAACGAAATCTTAAGATTTTAGGCTTCATTTTGATGTTGCTAATAGCTGGTGTCATTTTGATGTTTGCAAAAGGTTATTTTGATATTTCCACTAATAAAGCCAAATATAAGCCTGCAGTTACAGAAACATTCAATGGTGTTGACACTAAAAATGGGACCAATATCTTGATTTTAGGCTCAGATCAACGGGTTACACAAAAATCAGACGATGCCAGAACAGACACTATTATGGTTCTTAATATTGGTAACAAAGATAAAAAAGTTAAGATGGTTAGCTTTATGCGTGATACCTTAGTCAATATTCCAGGATATAGTTATAACAATAATGACTCTTACGATCTCAAATTGAATTCTTCCTTTAATTTTGGAGAACAAGATGGCCATAAAGGTGCGGAAATGGTCCGTAAGACTTTAAAACATAATTTTGATATTGATGTGAAATATTATATGATGGTTGATTTTGAAACTTTTGCAGAAGCTATTGATACTTTATTCCCAAGTGGTGTTAAAATAAATGCAAAATTTGCAACTATCTCTGGAGAAGCTGTAAATTCTGTTGAAGTTCCAGATGATTTACGAATGAAAAACGGAGTTGTGCCAGAACAGACTATTAAAGTTGGTGAACAACGTATGGATGGTCGTACTCTCCTTAATTATGCTCGCTTCAGAAAAGATGATGATGGAGATTATGGACGAACAGTGAGACAACAACAAGTTATGACAGCAATCATGTCACAAGTCAAAGATCCGGTTAAATTATTTACAGGTTCAGCAGCTATTGGAAAACTTTATGCCTTAACGTCAACTAACGTTCCTTCTGGTTTTATCCTTCAAAAAGGATTAGCTTCCGTTACCTCCGGAGCAAAGGTGGAGCATGTCACTATTCCAGCCCAAGGCGATTGGGTAGATGAGTTTGACATGTATGGTGGGCAAGGCTTATACGTTGATTTTGCCAAATATCAGAAAAATTTATCAAAAATGGGATTACGTTAAAGTATGTTATAATGAAGAGTAACTAAGGTTGCTCTTTTTTAGTGCAACCCTTCAAAGTAAAGGAAAAATAATGTTAAAGAAAAACGATTTAGTCGAAGTAGTCATTGAAGATTTAAGCCATCAAGGGTCAGGTATAGCCAAAGTGGATGGTTTTGTCTTCTTTGTGGAAAATGCCTTACCAGCCGAACGTGTTACTATGCGCATATTGAAACTTAATAAAAAGATTGGTTTTGGTAAAGTCGAAGAATATCTAGAAAAATCTCCGTATCGAAATGAAGACCTTGATGTTGCCTACTTGAGGACGGGTATTGCAGACTTTGGGCACCTAGCTTATGAACAGCAATTGCTTTTCAAAGCCAAACAAGTTAAAGATAATCTCTATAAAACAGCTGGTATCAAAGAGGTTGAATTATTACCAACCATTGGTATGGATCACCCCTACGCCTATCGCAATAAAGCGCAAATTCCAGTGAGACGGGTTAATGGACAGTTAGAAACAGGTTTTTTTAGAAAGAATTCCCATGACTTATTGCCTATCTCTGACTTCTATATCCAAGATAAAGAAATTGATAAACTGATTCTCTTCGTTCGTGATCTCTTACGCCGTTTCCAGGTTAGTCCTTATAATGAAGCAGATCAGTCCGGCCTGATTAAAAACTTAGTTGTTCGGCGTGGCCATTATTCTGGTCAAATGATGTTGGTCTTTGTCACTAGCCGACCAAAAGTTTTTCGCGTAGAGCAAATGGTTCAACTCATTATTGAAGCCTTCCCACAAGTCGTTTCTATTATGCAAAATGTTAATGATCAAAATGGTAATGCTATTTTTGGGAAAGACTTCAAAGTACTCTACGGACAAGACCATCTCACCGACAGCATGTTAGATAATGACTATATGATTTCTGCTCAGTCCTTTTACCAAGTCAACACCATCATGGCTGAAAAACTTTACCAGACAGCCATTGAGTTTTCAGATTTAAATGCTGATGATGTGGTTATTGATGCCTATTCAGGCATCGGTACTATCGGCTTGTCCTTTGCTAAAAAGGTTAAAAAAGTTTATGGTGTCGAGGTGATAGAAGCTGCAGTTAAAGATGCTCGGAAAAACGCTGAGCGAAATGGTATCCACAATGCAGAATTTGTTGTAGGTAGTGCAGAAGCAGCTATGGAAAAATGGAGCAAAGAAGGAATTAAGCCAAGTGTCATTCTAGTTGATCCACCTCGTAAAGGCTTAACAGAAAGCTTTATCAAAGCAAGCGTAGCCATGGCGCCAAAGAAAATCACCTATGTATCATGTAACCCAGCTACCATGGCGCGTGACATCAAGCTTTACCAAGAACTGGGCTACGATCTCAAAAAAGTACAACCAGTAGACCTTTTCCCACATACACACCATGTGGAGACGGTAGCGTTATTGTCCAAACTTGATGTCGATAAGCATATAGATGTTGAAATTAAGCTGGACGAGCTTGATTTGACAAGTGCTGAAAGTAAAGCAACTTATGCACAAATCAAAGAATATATATTGGAAAAATTTAATTTGAAGGTTTCGACACTCTATATTGCACAGATTAAAAAGAAGTGTGGAATTGTACTGAGGGAGCATTATAATAAATCGAAAAAAGAGAAACAAATTATTCCACAATGCACACCGGAAAAAGAGGAAGCTATCATGGATGCTTTAAGGCATTTTAAAATGATTTAGTAGAAATGGAGGGTATTTATGAGATGGATATTAAAAATAATCTTATTTCCAATTAGCTTGGTGTTAAGTATCCTCACTGCATTTCTGACATTTTTACTTGCCATAGGAACAACAATACTGTATTTGCTAATGCTTATGTGTGTCGTTGTTGGGGTCGTATCATTGTTTAAAAAGGATTTTTCAATAGGCATAGAAGCATTGATAGTAGGATTCTTGTTAAGCCCATACGGAATACCGATGGTTGGAGCAGCAGTTATAGCTTTTTTACAAGGTATCAATGAAGCAATAAAATCAATCTAAATAAGAATATAGAATAACGATGATAGATATAGAGAACATAGAAAAATCTAAATAATGGGTTTGGTTATTAACATCTTACAACGTTGTTTAGACTACCTAAAAATCAAATTATGTTAGGAGTTATTTTGATGGATGGAGTAAAAGAAATAATTTTGCAGACCAAGAACGTGGAATATATAAGGAGAAATTTAGGAAAAGAACAATGGATACAGGTATCCGGTCACAAAGATATGAATGGTGCAGATGCAAGATTTTGGTGTGGGTTAGTTTCGCTAAATCATATAGATGAGGTATATAATGATGTTGGGTGGGATGTTTCTGCTAACGAGCAAGGAAATCCCGGATTTGAAGGAAATGGATACGCATATCAGTATAAAGCGAATTTGCTAAAAGATGGTTTTGAATCTATTTTATATTATCGTGATTTTTATGGTGTTGAGGAAGATTATATTGAGTTATCACAGGAGTTTATCTTACTAAACAATCTTCGATATAACA
Coding sequences:
- a CDS encoding CD1845 family protein, with amino-acid sequence MRWILKIILFPISLVLSILTAFLTFLLAIGTTILYLLMLMCVVVGVVSLFKKDFSIGIEALIVGFLLSPYGIPMVGAAVIAFLQGINEAIKSI
- a CDS encoding methionyl aminopeptidase is translated as MITLKSAREIEAMDIAGDFLASIHIGLRQIIKPGVDMWEVEEYVRKRCKEENVLPLQIGVDGHMMDYPYATCCSLNDEVAHAFPRHYILKDGDLLKVDMVLSMPLDKSVIDVASLDFNNVAQMKTVTQPYNGGLADSCWAYAVGKPSKEVQQLMDVTKEAMYIGIEKAQVGNRIGDIGAAIQAYAESHGYGVVRDLVGHGVGPTMHEEPMVPNFGTAGRGLRLKEGMVLTVEPMINTGTWEIDTDMKTGWAHKTLDGGLSCQYEHQFVITKDGPVILTSQGEERTY
- the spxR gene encoding CBS-HotDog domain-containing transcription factor SpxR, with amino-acid sequence MSKHQEILDYLEKLAIGKRVSVRSISNHLKVSDGTAYRAIKEAENRGIVETKPRSGTVRVERKNRIRIDKLTYTEIARISNSEVLAGHSGLGHEFSKFSIVAMTEKNIGRYLVKGGLLIVGDREEIQLLALKNHNAILVTGGFPISNRVLSTANQLGIPVMVTHYDTFAVATLINHALLNFRIKTDLKTVENSLIPLSDYGRLYETDKIEQFSRLAKETNNVRFPVINQDYQLVGVVSMRDIVGRSGQLILKEVMSQDPIFVFPNTSLANVGQKMIFEDLNMLPVVDDDARVIGVITRRLAMDNLKNSPSITHHTYSEQIVSELEEYNHYFQLVVEPNMIDSTGNLAQGIISEILKEITLKVFTRKYQKNIIIEQMMIYFLHAAQIEDQLKIYPKIITENRRSGVLDFEIYVNSQIVAKAVITSKIN
- a CDS encoding shikimate kinase; this translates as MTKVLLGFMGAGKTTIGSLLDKRFLDMDVIIEDRIGMSISDFFTHQGEAAFRAIESALLEELMTMKGDYIISTGGGVVISESNRELLRQNRKNNILLSASFEVLYDRIKKDKVFQRPLFLNNSKEDFHGIFERRMILYEGLSDLVINVDNRTPEEIVRIINSI
- the aroA gene encoding 3-phosphoshikimate 1-carboxyvinyltransferase, whose translation is MKLKTDSRPLRGCLTMPGDKSISHRAIIFGAIAEGITEIEGLLKSHDVNATISAFRQMGVLIEERGQKVIVHGQGFSGLKPPQKALEMGNSGTSMRLLCGVIAGQNWIVTLKGDASLSKRPMDRVAIPLELMGAEISGQNDAKQPPITVKGKTHLKAITYHLPVASAQVKSAILLAALQTKGQTKLVEKALTRNHTEEMIRIFGGRIQQSGKEMTIQGPQSLKGQKIKVAGDISSAAFWLVAGLIVPGSDIWLENVGINETRTGILDVIKDMGGQVAIENYDSKNQSAHLRVTYSELRGTEISGDLIPRLIDELPIIALLATQAKGQTIIKDAGELRLKETNRITVVVDILQKMGAQVEEKADGMIITGGQELVACQADAQMDHRIGMMVTIAALLVKKGTMTLKGADAIATSYPNFFADLERLQDD
- a CDS encoding LCP family protein, with product MARNEKNGLSHHEELRYFYLLRNLNYLSENEMREYRYLKAKMEAKISDKMTSYSDKTEAQRTFENQRFQDFSASDHYQGRQSKYDDDSNQAYRPEETLPNGLPIYPGQPPMSRSSKRHQRLKREEVVGPENFAQETSLYETYDSSAATSKKSKKPKKKGKLKRNLKILGFILMLLIAGVILMFAKGYFDISTNKAKYKPAVTETFNGVDTKNGTNILILGSDQRVTQKSDDARTDTIMVLNIGNKDKKVKMVSFMRDTLVNIPGYSYNNNDSYDLKLNSSFNFGEQDGHKGAEMVRKTLKHNFDIDVKYYMMVDFETFAEAIDTLFPSGVKINAKFATISGEAVNSVEVPDDLRMKNGVVPEQTIKVGEQRMDGRTLLNYARFRKDDDGDYGRTVRQQQVMTAIMSQVKDPVKLFTGSAAIGKLYALTSTNVPSGFILQKGLASVTSGAKVEHVTIPAQGDWVDEFDMYGGQGLYVDFAKYQKNLSKMGLR
- the rlmD gene encoding 23S rRNA (uracil(1939)-C(5))-methyltransferase RlmD — encoded protein: MLKKNDLVEVVIEDLSHQGSGIAKVDGFVFFVENALPAERVTMRILKLNKKIGFGKVEEYLEKSPYRNEDLDVAYLRTGIADFGHLAYEQQLLFKAKQVKDNLYKTAGIKEVELLPTIGMDHPYAYRNKAQIPVRRVNGQLETGFFRKNSHDLLPISDFYIQDKEIDKLILFVRDLLRRFQVSPYNEADQSGLIKNLVVRRGHYSGQMMLVFVTSRPKVFRVEQMVQLIIEAFPQVVSIMQNVNDQNGNAIFGKDFKVLYGQDHLTDSMLDNDYMISAQSFYQVNTIMAEKLYQTAIEFSDLNADDVVIDAYSGIGTIGLSFAKKVKKVYGVEVIEAAVKDARKNAERNGIHNAEFVVGSAEAAMEKWSKEGIKPSVILVDPPRKGLTESFIKASVAMAPKKITYVSCNPATMARDIKLYQELGYDLKKVQPVDLFPHTHHVETVALLSKLDVDKHIDVEIKLDELDLTSAESKATYAQIKEYILEKFNLKVSTLYIAQIKKKCGIVLREHYNKSKKEKQIIPQCTPEKEEAIMDALRHFKMI
- a CDS encoding YihY/virulence factor BrkB family protein: MEKKKNLFTRLMEKWQYEPVQAFMKHFASAEMDLSSIAVAYYLILTVFPLIIIAANIFPYLNIDISDLLNLMKQSLPVDIYKPAASIVTNIFSKPAGSILGMATVAGLWTMSRSLTSLQKAINKAYGASQHRDFLVSHIIGLLISVFILFLLTFVLIFSTFSKAAIQVIDKHYHLSDNITSLFLLLIQPITIVIIFIGIMVLYFLLPNVKIRKIRYILPGTFLTAFVMTFMSNMLANYVVHSVERMVDIKMFGSIMIFIIMLWFIFLARILIFGAICNATYQELDQGKLVGRRGNVASIMERILGKKKVDKENEDKTKG